In Tenacibaculum sp. 190524A02b, the genomic stretch CTCCTAACTTACCTTCATAACCTTTATTCAAATGATCTATAGGATCTACTCCCTGAATCAAGGCCTTTTTAACTTGCTCAGGTGTAATATTTCCATAATTATAAGAAACTATTAATGCTGCTACTCCTGACACATGAGGAGTTGCCATAGAAGTACCCCAAGAAAACCCATAACGATTGTTGTATACAGTACTTAAAATAGTACTCTTATCTTTTCCTATAGTTGATTCTCCACCTGGCGCAGCAATATTTGTCCAATTTCCATAATTTGAGAAGTTCGATTTTTTATCTTTATTATCTGTAGCAGCTACAGAAAACACTTTTTCATAAGCTCCAGGATATGCTGGCGAAGTTAAATTGTTATTCCCTGCTGAAAAAAACAATATCCCTCCGTTCATGGCTTGATTTGCTCCTCCTGCTTCTGCTATAAAATAATCAATTGCTGCCTTTCTTGACGGTTCAAATCTACCTCCAGAATTCCAACTATTTTGTGAGATTACTGCTCCATTATCTGCCGCATACACAAATGCATCATCTATAGCTCCTCTTCCATCACCATGAATAATATTTGTCATAATACGTACTCCATCATTGTTTCCTGTTCCTCCAGCAATACCAGATACACCAATACCATTATTAGTTTCTGCTGCTATGGTTCCAGCAATATGAGTTCCATGATTGTTATTTACTATAATAGTACCTGTGTTAGCTACAAAATCATATCCATAAATATCATCTACATACCCGTTGTTATCATCATCAATGTTATTTCCTGGAATTTCTCCACTATTTACCCACATATTTCCATCTAAGTCTGGATGCGTGGGATCTACTCCGTAATCCATAATAGATACTATTACTCGATCATCTCCTGTTTCTAATTCCCAAGCTTCTTTTAGCTTTATATCACTTCCTCCAATTCCATCTTCCTGTCCCGTATTATGGTAATGCCATTGTTCATGAAATCTAGGATCATTGGGAAATGTTGCTCTTTTGTTTATTTTATTATTACTAGCTTTTCCCTTTAATATATTATTATTCGTTTCTATTCTTTGAGTTTTATTCCTTTCATGCGCTATTTCTATTTCGCTATTATTTTTATATAGAGAAATTGCCTCATTAATATCAATATTTTTATCAAATTCAATTTCATACCAAAGATGTAAACCATGTTTTCTATGTTTTTTTTCATGCTTTCCAGCATATCTAAAAACTCTTTTTATAGATGTAGCTTTCACCTTTTTATTACAAAAATCCACATCTTGAATTCCAAATTTTGCATGTCCTTCTTTTTTTGAAGAAAGTATAATGTTTCTAGATGATAGATTTTCTTGTTGTTCTCTCTCTAATTTGTTGAGTTGATTTTTTGTAAGCTTAACGACTATTATGCCTTTTTCTTGACCTTTAGCATTGTATTTTTGTTGTGCATTTATCCCTATAGTTAATAGAACAAATAGAAAATTGATTACTTTCCGTATCATTATAATTTGGTTTTAGTTAGTTGATCTATATGTAAAATGTAATCTCAATGCATTTGCACTGAAATTTGTTTGGGAGCAAGTAAAAAACATAAATACTTTTATGTTAAAACATTTTAAAAACAACCCCGTAGTTTTTTATTACTTTTAAAATGCTTTGAAGTTATTCTTATAATAACCTATTTAAATTTTTATCAATAATTACTCTTTTCAAAAAAAAATAGGCAGATAACACATATTGACAGACTAACAACATCTTTTTATAGACGCTAGTTTTTAACTCAAACATACCCTATAATCCCTATAGTTTAAAAGGTTAAAAACTCAGGTTATTAATTATTTATATTTTACTTTCAAAGGATATATCAAGTATATTTTTATTTCAGGAACATTAATAAAAAATGCGAACTTACATTAAGCTCGCATTACTTTTTCTTGCTATTTTTATGTCAACTATTATCCTTCTCCTTCTTCTACATTAGTTTTTATATACTCTATATCTCTGGTATTTTTTTGCACTGATATTGCTGCAAATACACTTAATGTAAACGACATTCCGTAAAACCCTTTTTCACTTAATAATAAATCTGCATTCCATAATCCAACTATTAATAATACTATTGATGTTACTGTAGTAAACCAACTCATTCCGTAATAAATTTCTGTAACTTGAACACCTTCTAGTTTGTCTCTTACTGATTTCTGAACAGAAATTACTGAAAACAAAGCAAATAATAGTACTGTAAAATAATACCCTTTCTCATTTAACTCCATTTCTGCATTCCATAATCCAACACAATATGCCGTGATTCCTATTAATAAAACAGCCCAAGATGCTCCTATAAATGCAGACGTTGGTTTTTGATCAAATACTTTTACTTCTTTCTTTTTTATTCTTTTTGATTTTTCTTCTTGCTTACTTATTTCTGCTTGATTATTCATAATTCTTATTTTTAAATTACGTTACAAAAGTGTAGGTTTTTACTTACCTCTTAAAAACTAAATCCAAAAAAAACTAACGATATAATTTACCTTTATTTTAAAAAAAACACTAATTTCACTAACAAAAAACAAAAATAACCTAACGATTAAATGAAAGAATTACATGCTATTATTTCTTCTTTATCTACTGAAGAACAACAACAATTCATCTATTTTTTAGAAAAGAGAAATAAACGAAAGCATGCTAAAAACATTGATTTATTTAAACTTGCTTTAAAAGGAGAAACCGATACTCACTTTATTTGCAATCATTTATATGGCAAACTTAATAAAGCTGCTTTTTATGTATTGAAACAACGGTTATATGAATCATTAATAGATTTTGTTGCTTCGTATAAATTACAAGGAGAAAATTCTATTGACATGCAAATTGTAAAATACCTTCTTGCAGCAAGAGATT encodes the following:
- the yiaA gene encoding inner membrane protein YiaA; protein product: MNNQAEISKQEEKSKRIKKKEVKVFDQKPTSAFIGASWAVLLIGITAYCVGLWNAEMELNEKGYYFTVLLFALFSVISVQKSVRDKLEGVQVTEIYYGMSWFTTVTSIVLLIVGLWNADLLLSEKGFYGMSFTLSVFAAISVQKNTRDIEYIKTNVEEGEG